Below is a window of Sediminispirochaeta bajacaliforniensis DSM 16054 DNA.
ACAGTTTCCCTGAGCATATTAGAGCAAAAATCAGACAAAAGGCAAGATAATAACCACTTCTTTTATTTATATTGTGAAAAAACATTGAAAAATGATTGCACCAAAGAATAATAAACAGTAATATTAAGTAATTTTTGTGAAATGCGTTTTTTAAATGTTCGAGTTTGCAACAAAGAACAACAATTAGGGCTTGCAAAAAAATGAAATATAGCACATTTTCTATTATATGTTATATGTTTCACAGAAAGCACGTAATTTTTCTTAAAAACCAAAACAAAGGGAACGGTAAAGTATGAATAAGGATATTATTCTCAGACTTACCAAATACAAAAGACTTTTGTACAAATTAAAAGCCCTCGGTTTTGAGCGAGTCTTCTCAAACAACCTCGGAGACGCGATCGGCGTAACCCCCGCACTGGTACGAAAAGATTTTTCAACCCTTAACCTCCCGGGTAACAAGCGGGGGGGCTACAACATCGATATGCTCATCGAGCGGCTGGACAATCTTCTCGGCAGAGACCAGCCTCAGCATGTCATTGTCGTCGGTTGCGGCAGGATCGGAACGGCACTGATGCAGTACAGCGGTTTTTCTACCGACGGTATAGAATTTGTTGCAGGCTTCGATATCCGTCCCGAGGAAGTACGACCTCCCTCTTCTATTCCGGTCTACGGAATGGAGACACTCGAAGAGTTCATTAGGGAACATCATATCAGGGTGGGAGTCATCGCCGTGCCCGACACCGAGGCCTCGAAGGTGCTTACCCAAATGGTGGAAGCCGGTATCCGGGGTGTGCTCAACTTTGCACCGGTAGAATTGAAGTGTCACAATGAAGAGTGCCACAGCAACTGCATCATCCACAATGTAAATATCGCGTTGGAGATCGAACACCTATTTTACCAGGTAAACGCGAAAGAAGCCGGGGAAGAGGAAGACGGCAACTGTGCCGATTGATCTACTCTCGATTGCCCTTATCGGCATTTTTCTCCTTTTTCTTCTCCTTCTTATCATTTTTTTCAGAAGACGGCCTTCTCAAACCGTCGATCAGACCTTACTGCGGGAAAGCTTCAACCGCCTGGAAGAGATGGCCCGCAGGCTGGACGATATCGGTCGCATCTTTTTGTTGCCCCGAACAAGAGGAGGGATCGGAGAAACCCTCCTGGAACAGTTGCTTGGCAACTGGCTTCCTGCTGCCGCATGGAAACGACAA
It encodes the following:
- a CDS encoding redox-sensing transcriptional repressor Rex translates to MNKDIILRLTKYKRLLYKLKALGFERVFSNNLGDAIGVTPALVRKDFSTLNLPGNKRGGYNIDMLIERLDNLLGRDQPQHVIVVGCGRIGTALMQYSGFSTDGIEFVAGFDIRPEEVRPPSSIPVYGMETLEEFIREHHIRVGVIAVPDTEASKVLTQMVEAGIRGVLNFAPVELKCHNEECHSNCIIHNVNIALEIEHLFYQVNAKEAGEEEDGNCAD